The following are encoded together in the Juglans microcarpa x Juglans regia isolate MS1-56 chromosome 2D, Jm3101_v1.0, whole genome shotgun sequence genome:
- the LOC121248163 gene encoding universal stress protein PHOS34 yields MGKARVIGIGMDYSPTSKAALRWAIDNIIQEGDLIILIHVQPPKSDHTRKKLFEDTGSPLVPREEFREINFSKQYGLTYDPEVLEILDTASKTKGAKVVAKVYWGDPREKLCDAAEDLKLDSLVVGSRGLGPIKRVLLGSVSKYVVTNASCPVTVVKGTQFAN; encoded by the exons ATGGGGAAGGCGCGTGTAATTGGTATAGGCATGGACTACTCACCAACAAGCAAAGCAGCCCTTCGATGGGCTATTGATAATATTATCCAGGAAGGAGATCTCATCATCCTGATCCATGTTCAGCCACCCAAATCAGATCATACCAGGAAGAAACTTTTCGAGGACACTGGATCTC ctTTAGTTCCTCGTGAGGAATTCAGAGAGATTAACTTTTCAAAGCAATATGGACTTACATATGATCCGGAGGTTCTTGAGATTCTTGATACAGCGTCAAAGACTAAAGGG GCTAAGGTGGTGGCCAAGGTCTACTGGGGGGATCCAAGGGAGAAGCTTTGCGATGCTGCGGAAGATCTTAAGCTCGACTCTCTTGTTGTTGGAAGCAGAGGTCTTGGTCCTATCAAAAG GGTTTTGCTTGGCAGTGTTAGCAAGTATGTTGTGACAAATGCTTCATGTCCTGTCACGGTAGTTAAGGGGACCCAATTTGCCAATTAG
- the LOC121248164 gene encoding 6-phosphogluconate dehydrogenase, decarboxylating 2-like, translating to MAAPSQPTRIGLAGLAVMGQNLALNIAEKGFPISVYNRTTSKVDETVERAKKEGDLPLFGFHDPESFVHSIQKPRVIIMLVKAGAPVDQTIKTLSVYLEKGDCIIDGGNEWYENTERREKAMAELGLLYLGMGVSGGEEGARHGPSLMPGGSFEAYKNIEDILLKVAAQVQDSGPCVTYIGKGGSGNFVKMIHNGIEYGDMQLIAEAYDVLKSVGKLSNEELQSVFSEWNKGELLSFLIEITADIFGIKDDKGEGYLVDKVLDKTGMKGTGKWTVQQAADLSVAAPTIESSLDARFLSGLKEERVEAAKVFKSGGFGDILTDQVVDKKKLVDDVRKALYASKICSYAQGMNLIRAKSIEKGWDLKLGELARIWKGGCIIRAIFLDRIKKAYDRNPDLANLLVDPEFAKEIIERQSAWRRVVCLSINSGISTPGMSASLAYFDSYRRERLPANLVQAQRDYFGAHTYERIDVEGSFHTEWFKLAKQSKN from the coding sequence ATGGCTGCACCCTCCCAGCCTACAAGAATTGGCCTTGCTGGTCTGGCTGTCATGGGCCAAAACCTGGCTCTCAACATTGCTGAGAAAGGCTTTCCAATTTCTGTATATAATCGAACTACCTCGAAAGTTGATGAGACTGTTGAGCGAGCTAAGAAGGAAGGAGATCTTCCTCTATTTGGTTTCCATGATCCCGAATCTTTTGTGCACTCCATCCAGAAACCTCGTGTCATCATTATGCTAGTTAAGGCCGGGGCACCTGTTGACCAAACCATAAAGACCCTCTCTGTTTACCTAGAGAAGGGTGATTGTATCATTGATGGTGGTAATGAGTGGTATGAGAACactgagagaagagagaaagccATGGCCGAATTGGGTTTACTGTACCTTGGAATGGGAGTTTCAGGCGGTGAGGAGGGTGCTCGACATGGACCCTCTTTGATGCCTGGAGGGTCCTTCGAGGCTTACAAGAACATTGAAGACATTCTTCTTAAAGTTGCAGCTCAAGTTCAAGACAGTGGCCCCTGTGTGACTTACATCGGCAAAGGTGGCTCAGGTAATTTTGTTAAGATGATTCATAACGGAATTGAGTATGGTGATATGCAGCTGATTGCAGAGGCTTATGATGTACTGAAATCTGTTGGAAAGTTGTCAAATGAGGAGCTTCAGAGTGTTTTTTCAGAATGGAACAAGGGGGAACTTCTGAGCTTCTTGATCGAGATCACTGCAGATATATTTGGAATTAAGGATGATAAGGGTGAGGGATATTTGGTTGACAAGGTTCTGGACAAAACTGGCATGAAGGGTACTGGCAAATGGACCGTACAGCAAGCTGCTGACCTATCAGTTGCAGCTCCCACAATCGAATCTTCTTTGGACGCAAGATTCCTCAGTGGATTAAAGGAGGAAAGAGTTGAAGCTGCCAAAGTCTTCAAATCTGGTGGGTTTGGTGATATCTTGACTGACCAAGTTGTTGACAAGAAGAAGTTGGTCGATGATGTAAGGAAAGCTCTTTATGCATCCAAGATATGCAGTTATGCACAGGGAATGAATCTGATCCGTGCAAAGAGTATTGAGAAGGGGTGGGACCTGAAGTTAGGGGAATTGGCTAGGATTTGGAAGGGGGGTTGCATCATCCGAGCCATATTCCTGGACAGAATTaagaaggcatatgataggaACCCTGATCTGGCAAACCTTCTTGTGGATCCAGAGTTTGCAAAGGAAATTATTGAGCGACAATCCGCCTGGCGACGAGTTGTGTGCCTGTCTATTAACTCAGGTATTAGCACCCCGGGCATGTCCGCCAGTCTTGCTTACTTTGATTCTTACCGAAGGGAAAGATTGCCAGCTAATTTGGTCCAAGCTCAAAGAGACTATTTTGGTGCTCATACGTATGAAAGGATTGATGTGGAGGGATCTTTCCATACTGAATGGTTCAAGCTTGCCAAACAGTCTAAGAATTAA
- the LOC121248166 gene encoding pre-mRNA splicing factor SR-like 1, with protein sequence MEIQTSGKPIDSLLEKVLCMNILSSDYFKELYRLKTYHEVVDEIYNQVDHVEPWMTGNCRGPSTAICLLYKFFTMKLTVKQMHGLLKHPDSPYIRAIGFLYLRYAADPKTLWNWFEPYVKDEEEFSPGSNGRMTTMGVYVRDLLLGQYYFDTLFPRIPVPVMRQVVANLEKLKLPTKHTGVTGDSTRHGSDDTARRPPSVKAALSVSFGQRAPHRASTRDSSPVRRTLPPAPHDRASSDDLRRSPRARRSQSREYSDREYSDRDRVRDRDRDRDRDRDGDRDRDRDRDRYRDRERERDRDQEKDRDQDRHRERYRNRDRDWDRDRDRVREREREQSHDYDRQSKYAERESRRDHERSSRDAGRHYRSRSRSRSRSRSRSLQAGLAHGDRHSSPQKDGSKEKTSASSNLAKLKDLYGDLGDQKGDANMERAPRRDNGGEEVIRLGGSTWK encoded by the exons ATGGAGATACAGACTTCTGGCAAACCAATTGATTCTTTACTAGAAAAGGTCCTCTGTATGAACATTCTTTCTTCTGATTACTTCAAAGAGCTTTACCGATTAAAGACATACCATGAGGTGGTCGACGAAATTTACAATCAAGTTGATCACGTGGAGCCATGGATGACTGGAAATTGTCGTGGTCCTTCGACAGCAATCTGTCTTCTTTACAAGTTTTTCACTATGAAACTCACCGTCAAACAAATGCATGGGCTCTTAAAGCATCCGGATTCTCCTTATATTAGAGCA ATTGGGTTCCTCTACTTGAGATATGCTGCAGATCCAAAGACTTTGTGGAATTGGTTCGAGCCATATGTTAAAGATGAGGAG GAATTCTCTCCTGGATCTAATGGACGAATGACCACAATGGGTGTGTATGTGCGTGATTTGCTTCTTGGACAG TACTACTTTGATACCCTTTTCCCCCGCATCCCTGTTCCTGTAATGCGCCAGGTAGTAGCTAATCTCGAGAAGTTGAAGCTCCCCACCAAACATACTGGTGTGACAGGGGATTCCACCCGACATGGTTCTGATGACACTGCCCGCCGGCCACCCTCTGTGAAAGCTGCACTTTCTGTATCTTTTGGTCAGCGTGCTCCTCATCGTGCTTCTACCAGGGACTCGTCACCTGTTCGTCGTACCCTACCACCAGCCCCTCATGATAGAGCCAGCAGTGATGATCTGCGAAGATCACCCCGGGCCCGTCGCAGCCAGAGCCGTGAATATTCTGATAGAGAATATTCAGACAGGGATAGGGTTCGGGACCGGGAtcgagatagagatagagataggGACGGGGACAGGGACAGGGACAGGGATCGAGATCGATATCGGGAtcgagaaagagaaagagaccGAGATCAAGAAAAGGATAGGGACCAAGATCGGCATCGAGAGAGATACAGGAACCGGGACCGAGACTGGGATAGAGACAGGGACAGAGtcagggagagggagagagagcagAGTCATGATTATGACAGGCAGTCCAAATATGCAGAGAGAGAAAGTAGAAGGGACCATGAGAGGAGCAGCCGTGATGCTGGTAGGCATTATCGAAGTAGGAGCAGAAGTAGAAGCAGGAGCAGAAGTCGGAGCTTGCAAGCTGGCCTTGCACATGGTGATCGTCATTCGAGTCCACAAAAAGATGGGAGCAAGGAGAAGACATCTGCATCTAGCAATCTAGCAAAACTTAAGGATCTCTATGGTGATTTAGGTGATCAGAAAGGTGATGCTAATATGGAAAGGGCTCCTAGGAGGGATAATGGTGGTGAAGAAGTAATTAGACTTGGTGGTTCAACTTGGAAATAG
- the LOC121248165 gene encoding transmembrane 9 superfamily member 2-like, which yields MEKIMACLVAAMVILCSLTLVRSDASDHRYKAGEDVPLYANKVGPFHNPSETYRYFDLPFCSPAHVQEKKEALGEVLNGDRLVVAPYKLEFRKEKESKTVCQKKLTREEVSLFRNAVSKDYYFQMYYDDLPIWGFLGKVEKEGNDPSEYKYYLFKHLQFDILYNKDQVIEIGVKSDPDAFVDLTEDNKVDLELTYSVKWKETDTPFEKRMEKYSQSSSLPHHLEIHWFSIINSCVTVLLLTGFLATILMRVLKNDFVKYAHDEEAADDQEETGWKYIHGDVFRYPNYKSLFAAALGSGSQLFTLTIFIFMLALVGVFYPYNRGALFTALVVIYALTSGIAGYTATSFYGQLEGKNWVRNLLLTGSLFCGPLFLTFCFLNTVAIAYSSTAALPFGTIVVIFLIWTLVTSPLLVLGGIAGKNSKAEFQAPCRTAKFPREIPSLPWYRKTVPQMAMAGFLPFSAIYIELYYIFASVWGHRIYTIYSILFIVFIILLIVTAFITVALTYFQLAAEDHEWWWRSFLCGGSTGLFIYGYCLYYYYARSDMSGFMQTSFFFGYMACICYGFFLMLGTVGFRAALFFVRHIYRSIKCE from the exons ATGGAGAAGATTATGGCGTGTTTGGTTGCGGCCATGGTGATTCTCTGCAGCCTAACCCTCGTCAGATCGGATGCATCCGATCATCGTTACAAAGCAGGTGAGGACGTCCCTCTGTATGCCAACAAGGTGGGACCTTTCCACAATCCCAG TGAGACATACCGTTATTTTGATCTCCCATTCTGTTCACCAG CTCATgtgcaagaaaagaaagaggctCTTGGAGAAGTGCTGAATGGGGATCGATTAGTTGTTGCCCCTTACAAACTTGAATTCCGAAAAGAGAAAGAATCTAAGACTGTTTGCCAAAAGAAGCTGACCCGGGAAGAAGTTTCTCTCTTTCGAAATGCAGTTTCAAAGGACTACTACTTCCAAATGTACTATGACGACTTGCCCATATGGGGTTTCTTGGGAAAAGTTGAGAAGGAAGGCAATGACCCCAGCGAGTACAAGTATTACCTCTTTAAGCATCTTCAGTTTGATATCCTTTACAATAAGGATCAAGTTATCGAGATTGGTGTAAAAAGTGATCCAGATGCCTTTGTGGACCTGACAGAGGACAACAAAGTTGACCTGGAACTCACTTACTCAGTCAAATGGAAGGAAACAGATACTCCATTCGAGAAGAGGATGGAGAAGTATTCGCAATCTTCTTCATTGCCTCATCACTTGGAAATCCattggttttcaataataaactCGTGTGTGACTGTTCTGCTCTTAACGGGATTCCTTGCCACGATTCTTATGCGAGTCCTTAAGAATGATTTTGTTAA GTATGCTCATGATGAGGAGGCAGCCGATGACCAAGAGGAGACTGGTTGGAAGTACATTCATGGTGATGTATTCAGGTATCCAAACTACAAGTCATTGTTTGCAGCAGCACTTGGTTCTGGCTCCCAGTTATTTACGCT gacaattttcatttttatgcttGCACTAGTTGGTGTATTTTATCCTTATAACCGCGGAGCTCTGTTCACGGCACTTGTTGTCATATATGCACTTACATCTGGGATTGCTGGCTATACTGCAACCTCTTTCTATGGCCAGCTGGAAGGGAAAAACTGG GTGAGAAATTTGCTATTGACCGGAAGCCTGTTCTGTGGGCCGCTGTTTCTCACATTCTGCTTTCTTAATACTGTTGCAATTGCATACAGTTCCACTGCAGCATTGCCATTTGGAACAATTGTGGTGATTTTTCTTATATGGACTCTTGTAACATCTCCTTTGCTAGTGTTGGGTGGGATTGCTGGGAAGAATAGCAAGGCTGAGTTTCAAGCTCCGTGTCGCACTGCAAAATTTCCTAGGGAGATCCCTTCATTGCCTTGGTATCGTAAAACCGTTCCTCAAATGGCTATGGCAGGGTTTTTGCCTTTCAGtgccatctatattgaactctACTACATATTTGCTAGTGTATGGGGTCATCGGATTTACACCATTTACAGCATTCTGTTTATAGTTTTCATCATTCTCTTGATTGTCACTGCCTTTATCACCGTGGCGTTGACATATTTTCAACTTGCTGCTGAAGACCATGAGTGGTGGTGGAG GTCTTTCCTTTGTGGTGGATCAACTGGCTTGTTCATCTATGGATACTGCCTGTATTACTACTATGCACGATCAGATATGTCAGGTTTCATGCAAACCTCATTCTTTTTCGGCTACATGGCTTGCATTTGCTATGGCTTTTTTCTCATGCTTGGGACTGTCGGATTCCGTGCTGCCTTGTTTTTTGTCCGGCACATATACCGCTCCATCAAGTGCGAATAG